A single region of the Fenollaria sporofastidiosus genome encodes:
- the coaE gene encoding dephospho-CoA kinase (Dephospho-CoA kinase (CoaE) performs the final step in coenzyme A biosynthesis.) encodes MQNNYVLTGSIASGKSSVLKIICEEGYNTISADEIVTELYVDEDFLRDYKNFIGREYFTEGLKLDKYKLRDDIFRDSALKERVESFVHPQVYKKIKESLKSGYNFIEIPLFFEAQKYFLESDIEIKGVIFMNIDKNLQVSRLMHRNKITKEEAESMIDSRISIDDKISSSDYIINNNSNFDDLKKEVLKTLEKINEKTN; translated from the coding sequence ATGCAAAATAATTATGTCTTAACAGGTTCCATAGCATCTGGAAAGTCTTCAGTATTAAAAATAATTTGTGAAGAAGGATATAATACAATAAGCGCAGATGAAATTGTCACTGAGCTTTATGTTGATGAAGATTTTTTAAGAGATTATAAGAACTTTATAGGTAGAGAATACTTTACCGAAGGGTTAAAGCTTGATAAATATAAGCTTAGGGATGATATATTTAGAGATTCTGCTTTGAAAGAAAGAGTAGAATCCTTTGTGCATCCGCAAGTTTATAAAAAAATCAAAGAAAGTCTAAAAAGTGGATACAATTTTATAGAAATACCACTATTTTTTGAAGCACAAAAATATTTTCTTGAATCAGATATAGAGATAAAAGGCGTAATTTTTATGAATATAGATAAGAATTTACAAGTTTCAAGACTTATGCATAGAAATAAGATTACTAAAGAAGAGGCTGAATCAATGATTGATAGCAGAATTAGTATCGATGATAAAATAAGCTCATCAGACTATATTATTAACAACAATTCAAATTTTGATGATCTTAAAAAAGAAGTCTTGAAAACTTTGGAGAAAATAAATGAAAAAACTAATTAA
- a CDS encoding ABC transporter substrate-binding protein, with product MKRKLSLLIILVLCITLVSCNKSSDKKDKTTSDNEAYLLSQGGNINLPLTPFKTFDPILNDNLYYFYFKDLIYSSLFEVNDDSSLSNLLASSVEKIDNTRYRIKLREGVKFHNGKALSADDVVFSYNYIINNKDRSFYYNLINDEANKIFNGAELFSLNRIDNSTIEVKFASAKPNNLYALTFPIVSSTDDYSDYKPNGTGPFMFKSYENNKMLVLEKNKSYFNGQASIDTVTGVVIENPANIEGIFETGKLDMYTAFDSNYLEFLNSSKYSVIEYPSNKLYYLAFNYNKSPSLDLRKIIDASINKEMINKEVFSSNLELCDGFYPDESTFGQHDIKEREDLSNLLIKKNENHEYIDERNKKIKLRVLYNKNDAKRSAIANIIYTQLDNSGFKVELIAKDGSNIDFNEDYDIYVGEYLVNNAFDLNYKFSSRSASNFTHYADERYEELLNKLYTGNIDYKELNNYLLNEKIYIPLGYEKNALIFKENMIFDTKLNFQNVYSKIKDLIIVSAKS from the coding sequence ATGAAGAGAAAACTATCATTATTAATTATACTAGTACTTTGCATCACACTAGTATCCTGCAATAAGTCAAGCGATAAAAAAGATAAAACTACTTCAGATAATGAAGCTTATCTCTTATCGCAAGGGGGCAATATTAATTTGCCGCTAACGCCATTTAAGACATTTGATCCAATACTTAATGATAATCTTTACTATTTTTACTTTAAAGATTTGATATACTCTAGCTTATTTGAAGTTAACGATGATTCATCTCTAAGTAATCTCTTAGCTAGCTCTGTAGAGAAAATAGATAATACTAGATACAGAATAAAGCTTAGAGAGGGGGTTAAGTTTCATAACGGCAAAGCCTTGAGCGCTGATGATGTTGTTTTTTCGTATAATTACATTATAAATAACAAAGACAGGTCATTTTATTACAACTTAATTAATGACGAAGCTAATAAAATATTCAATGGTGCAGAGCTTTTTTCTTTAAACAGAATTGATAATAGCACTATAGAAGTGAAGTTCGCAAGTGCAAAGCCAAACAATTTATACGCTCTAACATTTCCTATAGTATCATCAACAGATGACTATAGCGATTATAAGCCGAACGGCACAGGACCTTTTATGTTTAAATCATATGAGAACAACAAAATGCTTGTACTTGAAAAGAATAAATCATACTTCAACGGACAAGCATCCATAGACACAGTTACTGGAGTTGTTATTGAAAATCCGGCTAATATAGAAGGCATATTTGAAACAGGAAAGCTAGATATGTATACAGCCTTTGATTCAAACTATCTAGAGTTTTTAAATAGCTCAAAGTACTCTGTTATAGAGTATCCATCCAATAAACTATATTATCTTGCATTCAATTATAATAAAAGTCCTTCATTAGATTTAAGAAAGATAATTGATGCTAGCATAAATAAAGAAATGATTAATAAAGAAGTTTTTTCTTCAAACTTAGAATTATGTGATGGCTTTTATCCTGACGAGTCAACATTTGGTCAGCACGATATTAAAGAGAGGGAAGACTTAAGCAATTTATTAATAAAGAAAAATGAAAATCATGAATACATTGATGAAAGAAACAAAAAGATTAAATTAAGAGTGCTTTACAATAAGAACGATGCGAAGAGAAGTGCGATAGCAAATATTATCTACACGCAGCTAGACAATTCTGGCTTTAAAGTAGAACTAATTGCTAAAGATGGAAGCAATATTGATTTTAATGAAGACTACGACATCTATGTTGGAGAATATTTAGTAAATAATGCATTCGATCTTAACTATAAATTCTCATCAAGATCAGCATCGAATTTCACGCACTATGCAGACGAGAGATATGAAGAACTGCTTAATAAATTATATACTGGCAATATAGATTACAAAGAACTTAACAATTATTTATTAAATGAAAAAATATATATACCACTAGGTTATGAAAAAAATGCTCTAATATTTAAAGAGAATATGATCTTTGATACTAAACTTAATTTTCAAAATGTATATTCAAAGATAAAAGATTTGATTATTGTGAGCGCAAAGTCTTGA
- the polA gene encoding DNA polymerase I — MENFVIIDGSSLLNRAFYAIRLLSNKKGIFTNGIYGFLNMLDKINADYNPKYMCVVFDRKEKTFRKDMYEEYKGNRMKFPDELSVQFPILKDILTKMGIKVLDKAGFEADDLAGTLTTINCEGVKKLLITGDKDYLQLIKDDTDVIITKRGVSEFDTYNKDKMNEVYGLSPDEFIDLKALMGDQSDNIPGIYGIGEKTALKILSEYRTIENLYEHADELSKNKTNQRIIEGKDMAFLSKKLATIVKDVDISMNIEDYKIKDQDDEALREVYEDLELNSRLKSLGSTKKVEAVENNLEVEILDKDNLDILKNLKDEFIFYITTDTDKYLSSKIVYITFILDKVYIIKTDNLSVIKHILESSEIKKVSHDIKKVYVLAQKEGIKINNFSFDTAIAYYLIDSNKSNYSIQSMAMDYLQRQINSFEDIYKKEKIKEKLVSAVDMNTAEGVLSNEIKTIKDAYPILKEKIDSLDERTLFYDIELPLSEALADMEFIGFKVDRDELLRLGDEYDELIKEKERIIFSLAGEEFNINSPKKLSEILFDKLGIKPIKKTKTGYSTDAEVLEKLSDKHPIADQIVEYRTYQKLKSTYIDGLKDLIDETGRIHSYFNQTNTATGRISSQDPNLQNIPIRTEAGRKIRKAFVSEEGYTLVDSDYSQIELRILAYIANDEKMLHAFKEGFDIHRKTASEVFNIPFDEVDSEHRSRAKAVNFGIVYGISDYSLSQDLKISRKEAKEYIDKYFEKFSGVHKYMSDVVEKAKEDGYVKTLFNRRRNIPELQNSNFNIRAFGERVALNMPIQGTSADIIKIAIVKIFNKFRDDCLDAHIIVTVHDEIVVEVKKEELDKVRNIIRTLMENIDGLDMDLKVDINQADNWYDAK, encoded by the coding sequence GTGGAGAATTTTGTAATTATAGATGGTTCGAGCTTACTTAACAGGGCTTTTTATGCGATTAGATTATTGAGTAACAAGAAAGGCATATTTACTAACGGTATATATGGCTTTTTAAATATGCTTGACAAGATTAACGCTGACTACAATCCAAAGTATATGTGCGTTGTCTTCGATAGAAAGGAAAAGACTTTTAGAAAAGATATGTACGAAGAGTATAAGGGCAATAGAATGAAGTTCCCTGATGAGCTTAGCGTTCAATTTCCAATACTTAAGGACATACTTACTAAGATGGGCATAAAGGTTTTGGATAAGGCTGGTTTTGAGGCAGACGACCTTGCTGGCACTCTAACTACTATCAATTGTGAGGGCGTTAAAAAGCTTTTAATAACTGGAGATAAGGACTACTTGCAGCTTATTAAGGATGACACTGATGTTATCATTACCAAAAGAGGCGTTAGTGAATTTGATACATACAATAAAGATAAGATGAACGAGGTTTATGGTTTAAGTCCTGACGAGTTTATTGATTTAAAGGCTCTGATGGGTGACCAATCTGACAATATTCCTGGTATTTATGGCATAGGCGAGAAGACTGCTTTAAAGATACTTAGCGAGTATAGAACCATAGAAAATTTATATGAACATGCGGATGAATTAAGTAAGAACAAGACTAATCAAAGAATTATAGAAGGCAAGGACATGGCTTTTTTATCAAAGAAATTAGCTACTATCGTTAAAGATGTTGATATATCTATGAATATTGAAGACTATAAGATAAAAGATCAAGATGATGAAGCGCTTAGAGAAGTATATGAAGATCTTGAACTAAATTCAAGGTTAAAATCACTTGGTAGCACAAAAAAGGTAGAAGCTGTTGAAAATAATTTAGAGGTAGAAATTCTTGATAAAGACAATTTAGATATTCTTAAAAATCTTAAAGATGAGTTTATATTTTATATTACCACTGATACTGACAAGTATCTTAGCTCTAAAATCGTCTATATTACTTTTATCTTAGATAAAGTTTATATAATAAAAACTGACAATTTATCAGTGATAAAGCATATACTTGAAAGTTCTGAGATAAAAAAAGTATCGCACGACATAAAGAAAGTTTATGTATTAGCTCAAAAAGAAGGTATCAAGATAAATAATTTTAGTTTCGATACAGCTATCGCATATTATTTGATTGATTCAAATAAGTCTAACTATAGCATACAAAGTATGGCTATGGACTATTTGCAAAGACAAATAAATTCGTTTGAAGATATTTATAAAAAAGAAAAAATTAAAGAAAAATTAGTCTCAGCTGTTGATATGAATACAGCTGAAGGCGTATTAAGTAATGAGATTAAGACTATAAAAGATGCGTATCCAATACTTAAGGAAAAAATTGATAGTTTGGATGAAAGAACACTGTTTTATGATATAGAGCTTCCACTTAGTGAGGCTTTAGCAGATATGGAATTCATTGGATTTAAGGTGGATAGAGATGAGCTTTTAAGACTTGGCGACGAGTATGACGAACTTATCAAAGAAAAAGAAAGAATTATTTTCAGTTTAGCTGGTGAGGAATTTAATATAAATTCACCTAAGAAATTATCTGAAATACTATTTGATAAGCTAGGCATTAAGCCTATCAAAAAGACAAAGACAGGCTACTCAACTGACGCTGAAGTCTTGGAAAAGCTGTCTGACAAGCATCCGATAGCAGACCAAATTGTTGAATACAGAACTTATCAAAAGCTTAAATCAACATATATTGACGGCCTTAAGGATTTGATTGATGAGACAGGCAGGATACACTCCTACTTTAATCAAACAAATACTGCAACAGGAAGGATATCCTCGCAAGATCCAAACCTTCAAAACATTCCTATAAGGACTGAGGCCGGCAGAAAGATTAGAAAAGCCTTTGTAAGCGAGGAAGGATATACTCTTGTTGACAGCGACTACTCGCAAATCGAGCTAAGAATACTTGCCTACATTGCTAATGATGAAAAGATGCTACACGCCTTCAAAGAAGGCTTTGATATACACAGAAAGACAGCTTCAGAAGTGTTTAATATACCATTTGATGAAGTAGATAGCGAGCACAGATCGAGAGCAAAGGCTGTTAACTTCGGTATTGTTTATGGTATAAGCGACTATTCACTATCACAAGATCTAAAGATATCGAGAAAAGAAGCAAAAGAGTATATTGATAAGTATTTTGAAAAATTTTCTGGAGTTCATAAATATATGTCTGATGTTGTGGAAAAAGCCAAGGAAGATGGCTACGTTAAGACTCTTTTCAACAGAAGAAGAAATATTCCAGAGCTTCAAAACTCAAACTTTAATATAAGGGCATTTGGCGAGAGAGTTGCTCTTAATATGCCTATACAAGGCACTAGTGCAGATATCATTAAAATCGCTATAGTAAAGATATTTAATAAGTTTAGAGATGATTGTCTAGATGCACACATAATTGTAACTGTTCACGATGAAATCGTTGTAGAAGTAAAGAAAGAAGAGCTTGATAAAGTTAGAAATATCATAAGGACTCTTATGGAAAATATTGATGGCCTAGATATGGACTTGAAGGTTGACATCAATCAAGCGGACAATTGGTACGATGCAAAATAA
- the rsxC gene encoding electron transport complex subunit RsxC produces MSILKTFTGGVHMPEYKELSEKQAIEEQKEPSRVVIPLNQHVGAECTPLVKKGEFVREGQKIGDSDASLYAPVHASISGIVRDIGKVYTTGGWLVNSITIEKASDEELEALGNPNSSELLMEGYGDFRNLSKEKIIELIKEAGIIGMGGGAFPSFAKIQSSDDGTIDTIIINAAECEPFLTCDHRMMLEYSDRMIGGLRIVMKYLNVSSAYIGIEDNKKDAIDLLEEKLKDDSYIKVAVLKTKFPQGDAYRMVDSILGRKVPQGGRTKNVNTFVSNVGTFVAIYDAVTFGHTSHKRVVTVTGNGIKTPKNINAYVGTSIRDLVEQAGGFNGNVTKVIVGGPMTGVAQFSLDTPISKNTSGIILLRDEDYKDEEESQCIKCGKCVEVCPVHLMPLYISRYQALGNLKMCDKYNAQSCIVCGSCSYVCPAKRFLAERISVAKREIKQSLRRSR; encoded by the coding sequence ATGTCAATACTTAAGACCTTTACTGGAGGCGTTCATATGCCTGAGTACAAGGAATTATCAGAAAAACAAGCTATTGAAGAGCAAAAAGAACCAAGTAGAGTTGTTATCCCACTAAACCAACACGTAGGTGCTGAATGTACACCACTTGTAAAAAAAGGCGAATTCGTTAGAGAAGGCCAAAAGATAGGGGATAGTGATGCATCTTTATATGCACCAGTTCATGCGAGTATTTCTGGTATAGTTAGAGATATTGGCAAAGTTTACACTACAGGAGGCTGGCTTGTAAATTCAATTACGATAGAAAAAGCTAGTGATGAAGAACTTGAAGCTTTAGGCAATCCAAACAGTAGTGAACTTTTGATGGAAGGTTACGGTGACTTTAGAAACTTATCTAAAGAAAAAATCATCGAACTAATTAAAGAAGCAGGAATTATAGGTATGGGTGGAGGAGCATTCCCATCGTTTGCAAAAATACAATCATCAGACGATGGCACCATAGATACTATAATCATCAACGCTGCTGAATGCGAGCCATTCTTGACATGTGACCATAGAATGATGCTTGAGTATTCTGACAGAATGATAGGCGGACTTAGGATAGTTATGAAATATCTTAACGTTAGCAGTGCTTACATAGGAATCGAAGACAATAAAAAAGACGCTATAGACTTATTAGAAGAAAAGTTGAAAGATGACAGCTACATAAAAGTAGCAGTACTTAAGACAAAGTTCCCACAAGGGGATGCTTACAGAATGGTAGACTCAATATTAGGAAGAAAAGTTCCTCAAGGTGGAAGAACTAAAAATGTTAATACGTTTGTAAGTAACGTAGGTACTTTTGTTGCCATATATGATGCTGTAACATTCGGTCACACATCTCACAAGAGAGTTGTTACAGTAACAGGCAATGGCATTAAGACACCTAAGAACATCAATGCATACGTTGGAACATCTATTAGAGACCTAGTTGAACAAGCTGGCGGATTTAATGGCAATGTTACAAAAGTAATCGTTGGTGGACCAATGACAGGTGTTGCACAATTTTCGTTAGATACTCCTATCTCTAAGAACACATCAGGTATTATACTTTTAAGAGATGAAGATTACAAAGATGAAGAAGAAAGCCAATGCATTAAATGCGGAAAATGCGTAGAAGTATGTCCAGTACATCTAATGCCACTATACATCTCAAGATATCAAGCTTTAGGCAATCTTAAGATGTGTGACAAATACAACGCACAAAGCTGTATAGTATGCGGATCTTGTTCATATGTATGTCCTGCAAAGAGATTCTTAGCTGAAAGAATTTCAGTAGCAAAGAGAGAGATTAAACAATCTCTAAGAAGATCTAGATAG
- a CDS encoding lytic transglycosylase domain-containing protein, with the protein MKKLIKFIIKLFILIIVAELVYLHFIPRKYDKIIDNYSAEYGVDRSLVKAVIFKESRFKETAVSSKGAIGLMQLMPSTALWLMNKLKIEDYKIESPQNNIRLGTYYLSYLMSIMDEDEEHALLAYNAGPENAKRWINAEGYNKQDMDNYVDFNETRKYVREIKLTRNIIDFVDKYGILLNELSKLLEDYL; encoded by the coding sequence ATGAAAAAACTAATTAAATTTATTATAAAGCTGTTTATATTAATAATTGTAGCTGAGCTAGTTTACTTGCATTTCATACCTAGGAAGTATGATAAGATTATAGACAATTACTCAGCTGAATATGGAGTAGACAGATCATTAGTTAAGGCGGTAATATTTAAAGAGTCACGTTTTAAGGAAACAGCAGTTTCATCTAAAGGAGCTATTGGACTTATGCAATTAATGCCTTCAACAGCACTGTGGCTTATGAACAAGTTAAAGATAGAAGACTACAAGATAGAGTCACCACAGAACAATATAAGACTAGGAACATATTATTTGTCGTATTTAATGAGTATTATGGATGAAGATGAAGAGCATGCACTACTTGCATATAACGCAGGACCAGAGAATGCTAAGCGCTGGATAAACGCTGAAGGCTACAATAAACAAGATATGGATAACTATGTTGACTTTAATGAAACAAGAAAATATGTTAGAGAAATTAAGCTAACAAGAAACATAATTGATTTTGTTGACAAATATGGCATTCTTTTAAATGAGCTTTCAAAGTTATTGGAGGATTACTTATAG